From Patescibacteria group bacterium, the proteins below share one genomic window:
- a CDS encoding S8 family serine peptidase yields MAKRLINISLSILIALAPFFSWHTALNAAETESPYQVHEVLITWRKSYQSRLDEMMLRLRHDINEKFGKGMSEQIVEAQSYDGSFTRITVPESIELGKALKVLRTIPGIETVTPNWPIHALMIPNDPYYEPYQWNMKLIQMPEAWDASLGAGAVVAVADSGIAYEDYGMYKKALDLGGVSFMPGYDFISRDSHPNDENGHGTHIAGIIAGTLNNNMGVAGIAPKAQIMPLKILDKYGSGTVAGLAEAIRWAADHGAQVINMSVGSPEPSPVLTDALSYAYRKGVVLVSAVGNDGTDKVLYPAAERDYVIAVGAAGMDGSRAPYSNTGEAIDILAPGGDFTADYNHDTYPDGILQQTFATRGPLIDVRSFSYRFMQGTSVAAPHVTGVAALLKSLGVRDPASVRSILRSSATDIGAEGWDRETGAGLLNAAKAVLAARAQNSLVNVTNSTVARSTEIPSEENAPQTNEEIASQPSVTALTLTLTALNQFGKTATKFTWWEPITVQARVVDQNGKPVADATLTITYKQGSKEPSILNGKTNTDGASAFVIGPFSRRSIIQIGGIAEKEGIASPLTTLQFSIK; encoded by the coding sequence ATGGCGAAAAGATTGATAAATATATCTCTTTCAATTCTCATCGCCTTGGCGCCTTTTTTCTCATGGCACACCGCGCTCAATGCCGCGGAAACAGAAAGTCCCTATCAAGTGCATGAGGTGCTCATCACGTGGCGCAAATCATATCAAAGCCGTTTGGATGAAATGATGCTGCGATTAAGGCATGATATTAACGAAAAGTTCGGAAAAGGCATGAGCGAACAAATTGTCGAGGCGCAATCATATGACGGTTCATTTACACGCATTACGGTGCCTGAAAGCATTGAATTGGGGAAAGCCCTTAAAGTGTTACGTACGATTCCGGGCATTGAAACCGTAACACCTAACTGGCCGATTCACGCGCTCATGATTCCAAATGATCCTTACTATGAGCCGTACCAATGGAACATGAAACTCATCCAAATGCCGGAAGCATGGGACGCGAGTTTGGGCGCTGGCGCGGTAGTGGCAGTGGCAGATTCCGGCATCGCGTATGAAGATTACGGTATGTATAAAAAGGCGCTGGATTTGGGCGGCGTGAGTTTTATGCCCGGATATGATTTTATCAGCCGTGACAGTCATCCGAATGATGAAAATGGCCATGGCACGCACATAGCTGGCATCATCGCGGGCACGCTCAATAATAATATGGGAGTGGCAGGCATCGCGCCGAAAGCGCAGATCATGCCTTTGAAAATTCTTGATAAATATGGATCAGGGACAGTCGCGGGTCTTGCGGAAGCAATCAGATGGGCGGCAGATCATGGCGCGCAAGTGATAAATATGTCAGTAGGGAGCCCAGAACCATCACCTGTGCTCACTGACGCGCTTTCCTACGCCTATCGCAAAGGAGTCGTTTTGGTGAGCGCCGTGGGCAATGACGGGACGGATAAGGTGCTTTATCCTGCCGCAGAAAGAGATTATGTGATTGCCGTAGGCGCTGCAGGGATGGACGGATCGCGCGCGCCGTATTCAAACACCGGTGAGGCAATCGATATACTCGCACCCGGCGGGGATTTTACCGCAGATTATAACCATGACACGTATCCGGACGGTATACTACAACAGACCTTTGCCACACGCGGCCCTCTAATAGATGTACGTTCGTTCTCTTACCGGTTCATGCAAGGGACTTCGGTGGCTGCTCCTCATGTGACAGGCGTTGCAGCGCTTCTTAAGTCACTTGGCGTGCGTGATCCTGCATCGGTTAGATCTATCCTGCGCTCGAGTGCGACTGATATCGGCGCAGAAGGATGGGATCGCGAGACAGGCGCAGGGCTTCTGAATGCCGCAAAAGCGGTTCTCGCGGCGCGCGCGCAGAACTCACTTGTGAATGTAACTAATTCAACCGTTGCGCGAAGTACGGAAATACCATCAGAAGAAAACGCTCCGCAAACTAACGAAGAGATAGCAAGCCAGCCGTCAGTTACCGCTCTCACGCTAACGCTTACTGCACTAAACCAATTTGGGAAGACTGCCACGAAATTTACCTGGTGGGAGCCTATCACAGTACAAGCACGAGTAGTAGACCAAAATGGCAAGCCTGTCGCTGACGCAACCCTCACTATTACCTACAAACAAGGCAGTAAGGAACCAAGCATTTTGAATGGGAAAACAAACACAGACGGCGCAAGCGCATTCGTGATAGGACCTTTCAGCCGGCGCAGTATTATTCAGATTGGAGGGATCGCGGAAAAAGAGGGAATTGCCAGCCCTTTGACTACCCTGCAATTTTCAATTAAGTAA